A region from the Prevotella melaninogenica genome encodes:
- the traK gene encoding conjugative transposon protein TraK, giving the protein MEFKSLGNIETSFRQIRLYAFVFAIVCVAVSGYAVYASYSFAKEQREKIYVLDQGKSLMLALSQDASRNRPVEAREHVRRFHELFFTIAPDKDAIEKNMERAFLLCDKSAFNYYKDLAEKGYYNRAISGNVNQRIEVDSIHCNFNTYPYTVTTYARQFIVRQSNVTERSLITTCTLQNSVRSDNNPQGFLMENFLVKENRDIQTYKR; this is encoded by the coding sequence ATGGAATTCAAATCACTTGGTAATATCGAGACTTCATTCAGACAGATAAGACTCTATGCCTTTGTCTTTGCCATCGTCTGCGTGGCGGTGAGCGGTTATGCCGTCTATGCCTCGTACAGCTTCGCCAAGGAGCAGCGGGAGAAAATCTATGTGCTTGACCAGGGAAAGTCACTCATGCTTGCCCTCAGTCAGGATGCAAGCCGAAACCGTCCCGTGGAGGCAAGGGAGCATGTACGTCGCTTCCATGAGCTGTTCTTCACCATTGCGCCTGACAAGGATGCTATTGAGAAGAATATGGAGCGTGCCTTCCTCCTGTGTGACAAGTCGGCTTTCAACTATTATAAAGACTTGGCAGAGAAGGGCTATTATAACCGTGCCATATCGGGTAATGTCAATCAGCGCATAGAGGTGGACTCTATCCACTGCAACTTTAATACTTACCCTTATACGGTAACGACCTATGCACGGCAGTTCATCGTCAGACAGAGCAACGTCACGGAGCGCAGTCTCATTACAACCTGCACGCTGCAGAACTCTGTCCGTTCGGACAACAACCCACAAGGCTTCCTGATGGAGAACTTCCTCGTCAAGGAGAACAGGGACATACAGACTTATAAACGGTAA
- the traJ gene encoding conjugative transposon protein TraJ — translation MDFASLHELLRSTYEEMMPLCAQMTGIAKGIAGLGALFYIALRVWASIARAEAIDVFPLLRPFVLGFCIMFFPTVVLGTMNAVLSPVVQGTEMMVHQQEGNLAELTAKRDKLQEEAYLRNPETAYLVSNEKFDEKIEEMGIIGPEDAVTIAGMYAERAAYQTKQWVMKMVHDLMELLFHAAGLIIDTLRTFMLIVLSILGPIVFGIAVWDGLSGSLTAWFSRYISVYLWLPVSSILTALLTKIQVLMIEKDIEALSDPNYLPDSGTWYYIVFFLIGIVGYFCVPTVAGWIIEAGGGIGSYGRNVNQAAQRGAQSAYTGGRYAAAGAGSVIGNVGGRIKGALLKGK, via the coding sequence ATGGATTTTGCCAGTTTACACGAGCTGCTACGCTCAACCTATGAAGAGATGATGCCGCTCTGCGCCCAGATGACAGGCATTGCCAAGGGCATTGCAGGCTTGGGCGCACTCTTTTACATTGCTCTTCGGGTATGGGCTTCCATTGCCCGTGCCGAGGCGATAGACGTTTTTCCACTTCTCCGACCTTTTGTGCTGGGCTTTTGCATCATGTTCTTCCCGACAGTCGTACTGGGTACGATGAATGCCGTTCTCTCGCCCGTAGTGCAGGGAACGGAGATGATGGTACACCAGCAGGAGGGGAACCTTGCCGAGCTTACTGCCAAGCGGGACAAGTTGCAAGAGGAAGCCTACCTTAGGAATCCTGAAACAGCCTACCTTGTCTCCAACGAGAAGTTCGATGAGAAGATAGAGGAAATGGGCATCATCGGACCTGAAGATGCCGTGACGATAGCGGGTATGTATGCCGAGCGTGCTGCCTATCAGACCAAGCAATGGGTGATGAAGATGGTGCACGACCTCATGGAGCTGCTGTTCCATGCCGCAGGGCTTATCATCGACACGCTGCGTACGTTCATGCTCATCGTCCTTTCCATTCTCGGTCCGATAGTCTTCGGCATTGCCGTGTGGGACGGGTTGTCGGGTTCGCTCACGGCTTGGTTCTCACGCTATATATCGGTCTATCTGTGGCTGCCCGTCAGCTCTATCTTAACAGCTCTGCTCACCAAGATACAGGTGCTGATGATAGAGAAGGATATTGAAGCACTCAGTGACCCTAACTACCTGCCTGATTCGGGGACGTGGTACTACATCGTCTTCTTCCTCATCGGCATTGTAGGTTACTTCTGCGTTCCCACCGTTGCAGGCTGGATTATCGAAGCCGGCGGTGGTATCGGCTCTTATGGTCGCAATGTCAATCAAGCTGCACAGCGCGGTGCACAAAGTGCCTACACGGGCGGAAGATATGCCGCGGCAGGTGCAGGGTCGGTCATCGGAAATGTCGGTGGACGTATCAAGGGTGCACTGCTCAAAGGAAAGTAA
- a CDS encoding DUF4141 domain-containing protein, which produces MKTRILMLLMGTVLLFSGKAHAQWVVTDPGNFAGNIVNSVKEIATASKTVKNTLDGFKEVEKLYNDTKKYYDALKKVNNLIGDAYKVKECILMVGDISEIYVTSYKKMLSDKNFRPSELAAMASGYAKLLEQSGESLKELKSIVKSGVLSMNDHERMQAIDRIYTTLRENRSLVSYYTRKNISVSYVRAREKNNLASVKALYGNTASRYW; this is translated from the coding sequence ATGAAAACAAGAATTTTAATGCTGCTGATGGGCACCGTCCTTTTATTCAGCGGAAAAGCCCACGCACAGTGGGTAGTAACCGATCCCGGTAACTTCGCCGGCAACATCGTCAATTCGGTCAAGGAGATAGCAACAGCTTCGAAGACGGTGAAGAACACCTTGGACGGATTCAAGGAGGTGGAAAAACTCTACAACGACACCAAGAAGTATTACGATGCGCTGAAGAAAGTGAACAACCTCATTGGGGATGCCTACAAGGTCAAGGAGTGCATCCTGATGGTGGGCGACATCTCGGAGATTTACGTCACCTCGTATAAGAAAATGCTCTCGGACAAGAACTTCCGCCCTTCAGAACTTGCTGCAATGGCTTCGGGCTATGCCAAGCTTCTGGAGCAGAGCGGTGAGAGTCTCAAGGAACTCAAGTCCATCGTCAAGTCGGGTGTTCTCTCGATGAACGACCACGAGCGTATGCAGGCAATCGACCGTATTTATACCACACTGAGGGAAAACCGCTCGCTCGTGTCGTATTACACAAGGAAGAACATTTCCGTGAGCTACGTGCGTGCAAGAGAAAAGAACAACCTTGCCTCCGTCAAAGCACTCTACGGCAATACGGCAAGCAGGTATTGGTAA
- a CDS encoding TraG family conjugative transposon ATPase, with product MRNKSKITTLESKFPLLSIEQGCMVSKDADITVAFRVELPELFTVTSTEYEAMHSAWHKAIKVLPNYSIVHKQDWFIKEDYQGKLSDGGLSFLARSSERHFNERPYLHHSVYLFLTKTNKQRMAQQSNFSSLCRGHLLPKEITNKDEVMKFMEAVDQFERIINDTEQLRIVRMTEEELVGTNEKGGLLDRYFSLSEEGHASLEDIRLGADLVRVGDNMLCLHTLSDTDDLPTTVSTDSRYERLSTDRSDCRLSFASPVGLMLPCNHIYNQYLFIEDSDANLERFEKQARNMHSLARYSRSNQINEEWIQEYLNIAHSQGLTSIRAHFNVLAWSSDKEELRQIKNDVGSALALMECHPRHNTIDAATLYWAGIPGNAADFPAEESFYTFIEPALCFFTAETNYKDSLSPFGIKMADRLSGKPVHLDISDLPMKKGVITNRNKFILGPSGSGKSFFTNHMVRQYYEQGAHVLLVDTGNSYQGLCELIHRKTKGEDGVYFTYTNESPISFNPFYTDDYFFDVEKRESICTLLLTLWKSADEHITKTEAGELGSAVNSYIELICADHSVTPCFNTFYEYLRDVYRKDMEKRDIKVTLSDFNINNLLTTLKQYYKGGRYDFLLNSDKNIDLLSKRFIVFEIDQVKDNKDLFPVVTIIIMEAFINKMRRLKGVRKMILIEEAWKAIASANMADYIKYLYKTVRKYFGEAIVVTQEVDDIIQSPIVKESIINNSDCKILLDQRKYMTKFDGIQAMLGLSEKEKSQILSINQNNDPNRLYKEVWIGLGGMQSAVYATEVSMEEYLTYTTEETEKVEVMNRAAQLGGDIETAIRQLAQEKRAARNR from the coding sequence ATGAGAAATAAAAGCAAGATAACTACCTTGGAATCGAAGTTCCCGCTACTCTCCATAGAGCAGGGGTGTATGGTGAGCAAGGATGCTGACATCACGGTGGCTTTCCGTGTGGAGCTGCCCGAACTCTTTACCGTCACCTCTACAGAATACGAAGCAATGCACTCTGCCTGGCATAAGGCAATCAAGGTGCTACCCAATTACAGCATCGTACACAAGCAGGACTGGTTCATCAAGGAGGACTATCAAGGAAAGCTCTCCGATGGCGGACTGAGCTTCCTTGCCCGTTCCTCTGAACGGCATTTCAACGAACGTCCGTATCTCCACCATTCAGTCTATCTCTTCCTTACCAAGACCAACAAGCAGCGTATGGCACAACAGAGCAATTTTTCTTCGCTCTGCCGTGGACACCTGCTACCAAAGGAGATTACCAACAAGGACGAGGTGATGAAGTTCATGGAAGCCGTAGACCAGTTCGAGCGTATCATCAACGATACCGAGCAGCTAAGGATTGTCCGCATGACAGAAGAAGAGTTAGTTGGCACAAATGAAAAGGGCGGACTACTCGACAGGTATTTCTCTCTATCAGAAGAAGGACACGCGTCTTTGGAGGACATCCGTCTAGGCGCAGACCTTGTGCGTGTGGGCGACAATATGCTTTGTCTGCATACACTCAGTGATACGGATGACCTGCCGACAACAGTCAGCACGGACAGCCGATACGAGCGGTTATCCACCGACCGAAGCGACTGTCGACTTTCCTTTGCCTCGCCTGTGGGCTTGATGCTGCCGTGTAACCACATTTATAACCAGTACCTCTTTATCGAGGATAGCGATGCCAACTTGGAACGCTTCGAGAAGCAGGCAAGAAACATGCACTCGCTGGCACGCTACAGCCGTAGCAACCAGATCAACGAGGAATGGATACAGGAGTATCTCAATATTGCCCACTCACAGGGGCTGACATCTATCCGTGCCCACTTCAACGTACTGGCATGGAGCAGCGATAAGGAAGAACTTCGCCAGATTAAGAATGACGTAGGCTCTGCACTTGCTCTTATGGAATGCCACCCACGTCACAATACCATTGATGCGGCAACGCTCTACTGGGCGGGTATTCCCGGCAATGCGGCAGACTTTCCTGCAGAAGAGTCGTTCTATACTTTTATCGAGCCTGCCCTCTGTTTCTTTACGGCAGAGACGAACTATAAGGACTCGCTCTCACCCTTTGGCATCAAGATGGCAGACCGCCTTTCTGGAAAACCCGTCCACTTAGATATATCGGATTTGCCGATGAAAAAGGGAGTCATCACCAACCGTAACAAGTTCATCTTGGGTCCTTCGGGCAGTGGTAAGTCTTTTTTCACCAACCACATGGTACGCCAGTATTACGAGCAAGGGGCGCACGTCCTCTTGGTCGATACAGGAAACTCGTATCAGGGATTGTGCGAACTCATCCACCGCAAGACCAAAGGCGAAGATGGGGTTTATTTCACCTATACCAATGAAAGCCCGATTTCCTTTAATCCCTTCTACACCGACGACTATTTCTTCGATGTAGAGAAAAGGGAGAGTATCTGTACGCTGCTGCTCACGCTCTGGAAGAGTGCTGATGAGCATATCACGAAGACCGAGGCAGGTGAACTTGGCTCTGCCGTGAACTCGTACATCGAGCTGATATGTGCAGACCATAGTGTTACGCCCTGTTTTAATACTTTCTATGAATACCTGCGAGACGTCTATCGCAAGGATATGGAGAAACGGGACATCAAGGTGACGCTCTCGGATTTCAACATCAATAACCTCCTGACGACACTCAAGCAATACTATAAAGGCGGTCGTTACGACTTTCTTTTGAACTCGGACAAGAACATCGACCTGCTCTCTAAACGCTTCATCGTCTTTGAAATCGACCAAGTGAAGGACAACAAGGACCTCTTTCCTGTGGTGACGATTATCATCATGGAAGCCTTCATCAACAAGATGCGCCGATTAAAGGGTGTCCGCAAGATGATACTCATCGAGGAAGCGTGGAAAGCCATCGCTTCGGCAAACATGGCGGACTACATCAAGTATCTCTACAAGACGGTGAGAAAGTATTTCGGGGAAGCCATTGTCGTAACGCAGGAAGTGGACGACATCATTCAGTCGCCCATCGTCAAGGAGAGCATCATCAACAACTCCGACTGCAAGATACTGCTCGATCAGCGCAAGTACATGACCAAGTTCGACGGCATACAGGCGATGCTCGGCCTTTCGGAAAAGGAAAAGAGCCAGATACTATCCATCAACCAGAACAACGACCCGAACCGACTCTACAAGGAAGTGTGGATAGGGCTGGGCGGTATGCAGAGTGCTGTCTATGCCACGGAAGTGAGCATGGAGGAATACCTCACCTACACCACGGAGGAAACCGAGAAGGTGGAGGTAATGAACAGGGCGGCACAGCTCGGTGGGGACATCGAAACGGCTATTCGTCAGCTTGCACAAGAGAAACGGGCTGCACGAAACCGTTAA
- a CDS encoding DUF4133 domain-containing protein, whose protein sequence is MAAFEINKGVGRTVEFKGLKAQYLFLFAGGLLAVFILVVILYLCGISQIACLVIGVVGATIVVWQTFTMNRKYGQYGLMKKGAVRMHPRYLVNRRTVCHLIRNLQPKKAKK, encoded by the coding sequence ATGGCAGCATTTGAAATCAACAAGGGTGTAGGCCGGACGGTGGAATTCAAGGGCTTGAAGGCACAGTACCTCTTCCTCTTTGCAGGAGGGTTGCTGGCAGTCTTCATTCTCGTGGTCATTCTCTATCTCTGCGGCATCAGTCAGATAGCCTGTCTTGTCATAGGTGTAGTGGGTGCCACCATAGTGGTGTGGCAAACGTTCACCATGAACAGAAAGTACGGGCAATATGGATTGATGAAGAAAGGAGCAGTGCGTATGCACCCACGCTACCTTGTGAACCGCCGTACGGTCTGCCACCTTATCCGTAACCTTCAACCAAAGAAAGCGAAGAAATGA
- a CDS encoding DUF4134 domain-containing protein, with translation MNNKKKITMLLLLTATAIGAYAQGNGIAGINEATKMVTSYFDPGTKLIYAVGAVVGLIGGIKVYNKFSSGDPDTSKTAASWFGACIFLIVAATILRSFFL, from the coding sequence ATGAACAACAAAAAGAAAATCACAATGCTGTTACTGCTGACGGCTACCGCCATAGGAGCATACGCACAAGGCAACGGCATTGCCGGAATCAATGAAGCAACGAAAATGGTAACCTCCTACTTCGATCCCGGCACGAAACTCATTTATGCCGTAGGGGCGGTAGTGGGGTTGATTGGAGGAATAAAAGTGTATAACAAGTTCTCAAGTGGTGACCCCGATACGAGCAAGACCGCAGCCTCTTGGTTCGGTGCATGTATCTTCCTCATCGTGGCTGCCACTATCCTGAGAAGTTTCTTCCTGTAA
- a CDS encoding DUF3408 domain-containing protein produces the protein MNTKEDNTDNPTQVKKTASGTQHLMEDSKDFTDTDYLADFMLQSTEEQWEDYKAKFFIPRRSRNKSGFTINTETLTILRNVLRDTKAETTLTAYIENILTNHLKTHQELINEIADKQKLKNTLYL, from the coding sequence ATGAATACCAAGGAAGACAACACGGACAATCCCACTCAGGTAAAGAAAACAGCGTCCGGAACTCAGCATCTTATGGAAGACAGCAAGGATTTTACAGATACGGATTACCTTGCTGACTTTATGCTGCAAAGTACAGAGGAGCAATGGGAGGATTACAAAGCCAAGTTCTTTATTCCAAGGCGGTCCCGAAACAAATCGGGGTTCACGATCAACACAGAGACCTTAACCATACTCCGCAATGTTCTCCGCGATACAAAGGCGGAAACGACGTTGACGGCTTACATAGAGAATATCCTTACCAATCACCTCAAAACTCATCAGGAGCTTATCAATGAGATTGCAGACAAGCAGAAATTAAAAAACACTTTATACCTGTGA
- a CDS encoding DUF3408 domain-containing protein, which translates to MARIDERRKILEAKLKEMSEDGMMKGKPKDTLAFDPPDEDEENEQQEAKEIMPVQGNTPVLQETNAERARKVPHETQVLSLDDYRTRYFHAVRIREKTAFTMDVETLQVLRNVLQDLGERISMAAYIDNILREHLREHKELLNNATARQRRKTTITI; encoded by the coding sequence ATGGCACGGATTGACGAACGGAGAAAAATCTTGGAAGCCAAGCTCAAGGAGATGTCAGAGGACGGCATGATGAAAGGAAAGCCCAAGGATACGCTTGCCTTCGACCCGCCCGATGAGGATGAAGAAAACGAGCAACAAGAGGCGAAGGAGATTATGCCGGTTCAAGGGAATACTCCCGTCCTCCAAGAAACGAATGCGGAAAGGGCAAGGAAAGTGCCGCATGAGACTCAGGTACTCTCATTGGACGATTACCGGACACGCTATTTTCACGCTGTCCGTATCCGCGAAAAGACAGCCTTCACGATGGATGTGGAGACCTTGCAGGTACTAAGGAACGTGCTGCAAGACTTGGGTGAACGGATCTCGATGGCTGCATACATAGACAACATTTTGCGTGAGCACCTCAGAGAGCATAAGGAACTGCTCAACAATGCCACGGCAAGACAACGGCGTAAAACAACCATAACAATATAA
- a CDS encoding division plane positioning ATPase MipZ, whose amino-acid sequence MEQTNTSPIFLGFSSQKGGVGKSTLAEIVSSILYYEKGIELFIVDCDLSQDSFYKLRQREKTFVEGDPLVSQQMNNYFSTLGRVSYRVLKADPKSAIAKAEEHIRKNSKKRFELVVFDFPGHAGTSDLLELSLEMDYILSPIEADVQSMVSCLAYAKTMQDLGVSMTGARIKDVMLLWNKVDRRVKSTLIEKYSEYIRNEGYTLFDEHVYAAHRFCHELEQYGFRGAFRSTYLAPGKAQRAGTGLDEMIDSLLTHIRLKKEADNGTD is encoded by the coding sequence ATGGAACAGACAAATACATCGCCCATCTTTCTGGGCTTTTCCTCCCAGAAGGGAGGTGTCGGAAAAAGCACGCTGGCAGAAATCGTCAGCAGCATCCTCTATTATGAGAAAGGCATCGAACTCTTCATCGTGGATTGCGACCTTTCGCAGGACTCTTTTTATAAGCTCCGCCAAAGGGAAAAGACTTTTGTCGAGGGCGATCCCTTGGTTTCCCAGCAGATGAACAACTATTTTTCAACATTGGGACGTGTTTCCTACCGTGTTCTTAAGGCCGACCCGAAGAGTGCCATAGCCAAGGCTGAAGAACATATCCGCAAAAATTCCAAGAAACGCTTCGAACTGGTGGTCTTCGACTTTCCCGGGCATGCGGGGACGAGTGATCTGCTGGAACTCTCACTAGAAATGGACTATATCCTTTCCCCCATCGAGGCCGACGTACAGTCAATGGTCTCCTGCCTTGCCTATGCCAAGACCATGCAGGACTTGGGGGTGTCGATGACCGGGGCGCGTATCAAGGATGTCATGCTCCTTTGGAACAAGGTGGACAGACGGGTGAAGAGCACGCTGATAGAGAAATACAGCGAATACATCAGGAACGAGGGCTATACGCTGTTTGACGAACACGTCTATGCCGCCCACCGTTTCTGTCACGAGTTGGAACAATACGGCTTTCGTGGGGCATTCCGTTCCACTTATCTGGCTCCGGGCAAAGCCCAACGTGCAGGCACGGGGTTGGATGAGATGATTGACAGCCTGCTCACGCATATCAGACTAAAGAAGGAGGCGGACAATGGCACGGATTGA
- the mobB gene encoding conjugal transfer protein MobB, whose amino-acid sequence MIAKISATENLGGALGYNFKKVEKGEASILLAAELYQDREGRYTMEDVLADMEALIPKKCRTKKTVFHCSLNPHPDEKLSDETLTQIAKEYMEALGYGNQPYIVFKHSDIAREHIHIVSLRVDSRGQKINDKFEKRRSKQITDALERKYNLIPSSKVTEKAVAETPKVDIGKGNIKEQVASVVRMVLKHYKFCSLGELNAILSKYNLAVEEVKTEFRGKKYDGLVYVPTDDKSNKVSTPIHASDIGRGVGYTAVQNRMQKSKQTIKPLIPTVRNKVLQAMRTSPQTEKDLRSRLEEQGLRVVIRKNDNGRIYGITFIDDEQGVALNGSRLGKGYAANVFNGYFSNPTHNPFLVEMLYGGSSVRLEPSPTAHPLQSDTEDGDNLVDELIEDIVGDSFRSTGNDDWKEAAWQRKLRRQSKVNLKRRKR is encoded by the coding sequence ATGATAGCAAAAATTTCAGCAACGGAGAACCTTGGAGGGGCACTCGGCTATAACTTCAAAAAGGTGGAGAAAGGGGAAGCAAGCATTCTCCTTGCCGCTGAGTTGTATCAGGACAGAGAGGGACGTTATACGATGGAGGACGTGCTTGCCGACATGGAGGCATTGATACCCAAGAAATGCCGAACGAAGAAGACGGTGTTCCATTGTTCCCTTAATCCGCATCCGGACGAGAAGCTCTCAGATGAAACACTCACGCAGATTGCCAAGGAGTATATGGAGGCACTCGGCTACGGCAATCAACCTTATATCGTGTTCAAGCACAGCGACATCGCCCGTGAGCATATACACATCGTATCACTTCGGGTGGACAGTCGTGGGCAGAAGATTAATGATAAGTTTGAGAAACGGCGGAGCAAGCAAATTACCGATGCCTTGGAAAGGAAGTATAACCTTATTCCGAGTTCAAAGGTTACTGAGAAGGCAGTAGCAGAAACGCCCAAGGTAGATATTGGTAAAGGGAATATCAAGGAGCAGGTGGCAAGCGTTGTCCGCATGGTGCTGAAACATTATAAGTTTTGTTCATTAGGAGAACTGAATGCCATCCTGAGTAAATATAACCTTGCCGTGGAAGAAGTGAAGACGGAGTTTCGGGGAAAGAAATATGACGGACTGGTCTATGTTCCGACAGACGACAAGAGCAATAAAGTAAGCACACCCATCCATGCCTCGGACATCGGCCGTGGTGTGGGCTATACTGCCGTACAGAACAGGATGCAAAAGTCCAAGCAAACCATCAAGCCACTGATACCAACCGTCAGGAACAAAGTGTTACAAGCTATGCGCACCTCTCCCCAGACAGAGAAAGACCTGCGGAGCAGATTGGAGGAACAAGGCTTGCGTGTGGTAATCCGAAAAAATGACAATGGAAGAATTTACGGCATTACCTTTATTGATGACGAGCAAGGTGTTGCACTCAACGGTTCACGATTGGGAAAGGGATATGCCGCCAATGTATTCAATGGCTATTTTTCCAATCCTACGCACAACCCATTCTTGGTTGAAATGCTGTATGGTGGTTCGTCTGTTCGTTTGGAACCATCGCCAACCGCTCATCCCTTGCAATCAGATACGGAAGATGGAGACAACCTTGTCGATGAACTCATCGAGGATATAGTGGGTGACTCTTTCAGATCTACGGGCAATGATGATTGGAAAGAAGCGGCATGGCAGCGTAAACTTCGCAGGCAAAGCAAAGTCAATCTCAAACGGAGGAAAAGATAA
- the mobC gene encoding conjugal transfer protein MobC yields the protein MAQEDDLRALGKVMDFMRGISVIFLLINCYWFCYEAFQQWHFTLGVVNRILMNFQHTAGLFSSILWTKLFCVVFLALSCLGTKGVKEEKITWPKIWAVLFAGFVFFFLNWWLLALPIGKIGAATLYIFTLSVGYICLLMGGVWMSRLLKNNLMDDVFNTENESFMQETRLMENEYSVNLPTRFYYKKKWNKGWINVVNPFRASMVLGTPGSGKSYAIVNNYIKQQIRKGFAMYIYDYKFPDLSEIAYNHLLHHLDAYKVKPQFYVINFDDPRRSHRCNPINPAFMTDISDAYESAYTIMLNLNRSWIQKQGDFFVESPIILLAAIIWFLKIYEDGKYCTFPHAIEFLNRPYAQIFPILTSYDELANYLSPFMDAWEGGAQDQLQGQIASAKIPLSRMISPALYWVMTGDDFSLDINNPNEPKVLVVGNNPDRQNIYSAALGLYNSRIVKLINKKKQLKSSVIIDELPTIYFRGLDNLIATARSNKVAVCLGFQDFSQLTRDYGDKESKVIQNTVGNVFSGQVVGETAKTLSERFGKVLQQRQSMTINRNDKSTSISTQMDSLIPASKISNLTQGMFVGAVSDNFDERIDQKIFHAEIVVDSAKISAEMKAYQPIPIIADFTNEDGSDNLKETIEANYKRIKQEILSLVESEKERIKADPALAHLSKE from the coding sequence ATGGCACAAGAAGATGATTTAAGGGCATTGGGTAAGGTTATGGACTTTATGCGGGGTATATCGGTGATATTCCTCCTTATCAACTGTTATTGGTTCTGCTACGAGGCATTTCAGCAGTGGCATTTTACACTCGGCGTCGTCAACAGAATTCTGATGAATTTCCAACACACGGCGGGCTTGTTTTCGTCTATCCTTTGGACGAAACTCTTTTGTGTGGTGTTTCTTGCTTTATCCTGCCTTGGGACAAAAGGCGTGAAAGAAGAGAAAATCACATGGCCAAAGATTTGGGCGGTGCTTTTCGCAGGTTTTGTGTTCTTCTTTCTCAACTGGTGGCTCTTAGCATTGCCCATCGGCAAGATTGGTGCAGCTACGCTATATATCTTCACGCTGTCCGTTGGTTATATCTGTCTGCTGATGGGTGGCGTATGGATGAGCCGACTGCTCAAAAACAACTTGATGGACGATGTATTCAATACGGAGAACGAGAGTTTCATGCAGGAAACACGATTGATGGAGAATGAATACTCGGTAAATCTCCCTACACGTTTTTACTATAAGAAGAAGTGGAACAAAGGTTGGATTAACGTGGTCAATCCCTTCCGTGCCTCAATGGTGCTTGGCACACCGGGTTCGGGTAAATCCTACGCCATTGTGAACAACTATATCAAGCAACAGATTCGGAAAGGCTTTGCCATGTATATCTATGATTACAAGTTTCCCGACCTTTCCGAGATTGCCTATAATCACCTGCTTCATCACTTGGATGCCTATAAGGTAAAGCCGCAGTTTTATGTTATCAACTTTGACGACCCACGCAGGTCTCACCGCTGCAATCCCATCAATCCTGCTTTTATGACGGATATATCCGATGCCTACGAGAGCGCATACACCATCATGCTCAATCTGAACCGCTCGTGGATACAAAAACAGGGAGATTTCTTCGTCGAGTCTCCGATTATCCTGCTGGCTGCCATCATCTGGTTCCTGAAAATCTATGAGGACGGGAAGTATTGCACCTTTCCCCATGCCATCGAATTTCTCAACCGTCCCTACGCACAGATATTCCCGATACTCACTTCCTACGATGAACTTGCCAACTACCTTTCTCCTTTCATGGATGCTTGGGAGGGCGGAGCGCAAGACCAGTTGCAGGGACAGATCGCCAGTGCCAAGATACCGCTTTCACGTATGATAAGCCCTGCACTTTATTGGGTGATGACGGGCGATGATTTCTCGCTCGACATCAATAACCCTAATGAGCCGAAAGTGCTTGTAGTTGGTAACAATCCTGATCGACAGAATATCTACTCGGCTGCACTCGGTCTGTATAACAGTCGTATCGTGAAACTCATCAATAAGAAAAAACAGCTCAAAAGCTCGGTAATCATAGACGAGTTGCCGACTATCTATTTCCGAGGCTTGGACAACCTCATTGCTACTGCACGAAGCAACAAAGTGGCAGTATGTCTTGGTTTTCAGGACTTTTCACAGCTTACCCGTGATTATGGCGACAAGGAAAGCAAGGTGATTCAAAATACGGTAGGCAATGTGTTTTCCGGGCAGGTAGTCGGTGAGACGGCTAAGACGCTTTCCGAACGGTTTGGAAAGGTCTTGCAGCAGCGGCAGTCCATGACCATCAACCGCAACGACAAATCAACATCTATCTCCACACAGATGGACAGTCTTATCCCGGCAAGCAAGATTTCCAACCTCACACAGGGCATGTTTGTCGGTGCCGTGTCCGACAACTTCGATGAGCGCATCGACCAAAAGATTTTCCATGCGGAGATAGTCGTGGATAGTGCCAAAATCTCCGCCGAGATGAAAGCCTATCAACCAATCCCTATAATCGCGGACTTTACAAACGAAGATGGCTCCGACAATCTCAAAGAGACCATCGAAGCCAACTATAAACGCATCAAACAAGAGATTCTCTCACTTGTGGAATCGGAGAAGGAACGCATTAAAGCGGACCCGGCTCTTGCCCACTTGTCTAAGGAGTAG